A genomic segment from Lineus longissimus chromosome 15, tnLinLong1.2, whole genome shotgun sequence encodes:
- the LOC135499728 gene encoding uncharacterized protein LOC135499728 → MSFAQLEERQGDGKRLSLAEKGELRPQKEVQHVYPVDYNIPMANAGAKKKKKSPFYFIRRNKSIKLKRRPTAKRPRVSMELLNLAKEKRISDSTLNVLSANGYTTIDDVKCIDEPDLEKLDIVLLAQKSLVRKTVAELNEQDHQDGGSVIVDSDSWATSRDSEGRHHHVMRVIEEERERANSESERENTTSSSSIQGCSAPQEQKIESTHVQSKGKTTADLESEQSTPRHTNDEGPSNEVEIKNGEDCMDEQKSTTETNSTNGTNDMIEKEQDYKDFISCGLALLEDMILDEKSDSLAYCRHLSFCTIKAMSDSTVADVVRYDNALRLRIERTGSSFPKRPDEELCAEYLIGPYDFHLSLVRGIGKKCTAKGKTENPTVKARRKSEDHAAKARRQSEDPTVKGRRQSEDPTVKARRQSEDPTVKARRQSEDHAAQARIQSKDPTVKARRQSKDHAAQARIQSEDHTVKARTQSGDPTVSARRHSENPTPKTRWQWDWEFPTETIKEVMSKK, encoded by the exons ATGTCATTCGCTCAGCTAGAAGAGAGGCAGGGTGATGGGAAAAGGTTGAGCTTGGCAGAAAAGGGGGAGTTACGACCTCAGAAGGAAGTACAACACGTTTACCCCGTTGATTACAATATCCCGATGGCGAATGCAGG TgccaaaaagaagaagaagtcgcCTTTCTATTTCATACGAAGGAACAAATCAATAAAACTGAAAAGAAGACCAACAGCTAAAAGGCCAAGAGTTTCAATGGAACTCTTGAATTTGGCAAAAGAAAAGCGCATTAGCGATTCGACCCTAAATGTGCTATCGGCGAATGGGTACACAACAATTGATGACGTTAAGTGCATAGATGAACCGGATTTGGAGAAGTTGGATATCGTGCTGCTTGCACAGAAAAGCTTAGTACGCAAGACTGTTGCTGAGCTGAATGAACAGGATCATCAAGATGGCGGATCTGTTATTGTCGATTCTGATAGCTGGGCCACCTCCAGGGATTCAGAGGGACGACACCATCACGTGATGCGGGTTATTGAGGAAGAAAGAGAGCGGGCGAACTCTGAGTCGGAAAGAGAAAACACGACGTCGAGTTCATCGATTCAAGGATGTTCTGCACCTCAGGAACAGAAGATTGAATCGACGCATGTGCAATCAAAAGGCAAGACAACCGCTGACTTGGAGAGTGAACAGAGTACACCGAGGCATACCAACGATGAAGGACCATCTAACGaggttgaaataaaaaatggagAGGATTGCATGGACGAGCAAAAAAGCACTACAGAAACGAATTCAACGAACGGGACGAACGACATGATCGAGAAAGAACAGGATTATAAGGATTTCATTTCATGTGGTTTGGCACTTCTGGAGGACATGATTTTAGACGAGAAATCAGACAGTCTGGCCTACTGCCGCCATCTTTCCTTTTGCACCATCAAGGCGATGTCAGATTCCACGGTCGCCGATGTCGTGCGCTACGATAATGCGCTACGACTGAGGATAGAGCGCACTGGCTCCTCCTTTCCAAAGCGGCCAGATGAGGAACTATGCGCCGAGTATTTGATAGGGCCCTACGACTTCCATTTGTCGTTGGTACGTGGCATTGGCAAGAAATGCACGGCCAAAGGAAAGACGGAAAACCCAACGGTCAAAGCGAGGCGGAAATCAGAAGATCACGCGGCTAAAGCAAGGAGGCAATCTGAAGATCCCACGGTCAAAGGAAGAAGGCAATCTGAAGATCCCACGGTCAAAGCTAGGAGACAATCTGAAGATCCCACGGTCAAAGCTAGGAGGCAATCAGAAGATCACGCGGCTCAAGCAAGAATTCAATCTAAAGATCCTACGGTCAAAGCTAGGAGGCAATCAAAAGATCACGCGGCTCAAGCAAGAATTCAATCTGAAGATCACACGGTCAAAGCGAGGACGCAATCTGGAGATCCCACGGTCAGTGCAAGAAGGCATTCAgaaaatcccacaccgaaaacAAGGTGGCAATGGGACTGGGAATTCCCCACGGAAACCATAAAAGAGGTGATGTCTAAGAAATAG
- the LOC135499729 gene encoding FMRFamide receptor-like, protein MIQGSTNVGWIQMATTSADIFFSTNVTASGVTTQPWCLYPYIRRLAFPDTLANRISFIIQVPIMLSLTIVGLTGNALSFIVIGKETRKNSNSFLLQSLAVLDNAVLLIYAVYISLSGIYPYTGKMIGYYEIHQYMDRYLFFTSMALKTAAIYMIVLVTAERYIAVCLPLRAKSLCTVMNARIAVFILCLVCFLYNIPTVFQVQLWMVKEPCSGLLKPYSSMSEFRLTNIYFTVIYVHTMYYVLKFLVPVGIMLYMNFHLVRSLRAATNMQSQKPADSNRRQTQATTITRRVLAVSVVFISLEFPAVLLNFIYLVSQSLTTNESELSRYVGRLMVTTYILQTINSLVNFYIYVLTGKSFRRTMRQVLCCG, encoded by the exons ATGATTCAGGGTTCGACCAATG TTGGCTGGATTCAAATGGCGACAACATCGGCTGATATTTTCTTTTCTACGAATGTAACTGCCAGTGGTGTGACGACGCAACCATGGTGCTTGTATCCATACATCAGGAGGTTGGCCTTCCCGGATACGCTGGCCAATCGCATCTCCTTCATCATTCAGGTACCAATAATGCTGAGTCTAACCATAGTTGGTCTCACTGGCAATGCCTTATCATTCATCGTCATCGGGAAAGAGACgcggaaaaattcaaattccttTCTCTTACAATCTTTAGCCGTCTTGGACAACGCTGTTCTCCTAATATACGCTGTTTATATATCACTCTCGGGCATTTACCCATACACAGGAAAGATGATAGGTTATTACGAAATACACCAGTACATGGACCGCTATCTGTTTTTCACTAGCATGGCCCTGAAGACCGCAGCGATATACATGATCGTTTTAGTAACGGCCGAACGTTATATAGCCGTCTGCCTACCTCTACGGGCAAAGTCTCTGTGTACAGTGATGAATGCTAGGATTGCAGTTTTCATTCTATGTCTCGTGTGTTTCTTGTACAACATCCCTACAGTTTTTCAAGTTCAACTTTGGATGGTGAAGGAACCATGCTCGGGTTTATTAAAACCATACTCGAGCATGAGCGAGTTTCGCCTGACGAATATTTATTTCACAGTTATCTATGTCCACACGATGTACTACGTCCTAAAGTTTCTCGTTCCAGTCGGTATTATGCTGTACATGAATTTCCATCTGGTACGGTCGCTCAGAGCGGCCACCAACATGCAGAGTCAGAAACCAGCGGACAGCAACAGGCGTCAGACTCAGGCAACGACGATCACTCGCAGGGTACTTGCAGTCTCAGTCGTCTTCATCTCTTTAGAGTTCCCAGCAGTTCTCTTAAATTTCATATATCTCGTTTCTCAATCTCTCACAACAAATGAGAGTGAGCTCTCACGTTATGTAGGTAGACTTATGGTCACAACCTATATTTTACAAACGATTAATTCGCTTGTTAATTTTTATATATATGTGTTAACCGGGAAGAGCTTTCGCAGGACAATGCGTCAAGTTCTTTGCTGCGGTTAA
- the LOC135499727 gene encoding sodium/mannose cotransporter SLC5A10-like gives MENKELHWADIVTIVLYFVVCIGIGIWSARKTNLSSAKGYFLAGKGMGWLPVGASIFSTNVGSQFFIGMAGTAAVSGIAVIIFEWHAVYSILLLAWLYLPVYVTSGTYTTPGFLKKRFGGRRLRLYLSILSMALYIMQRVSVAMYSGGVFIQQAVGWDIYFSSFLVIVITAAYTITGGLAAVIYADTMQTIVMIAGSAVLTVMGFIEVGGANGLYTRYNAAVPNVSVVNNVTCGLPREDAWHILRHPVDSDFPWPAVTFGLTVPAVFVWCNDQVMVQRVLAAKNLAHAQGGAILGSYLKLLPMLMIVLPGMISRALYPNEVACVDPDICEAVCQNRAGCSNIAYPILVLKILPSGLRGLMLASMLAALMSTLTSIFNSSSSMFTLDIWRQIRKKASNMELMIVGRLFIIVLVVLSYVWIPILQTSSGAQLWVYLQAVAANLLPPWFVVFACGVFWKRTNEKGAFWSLMVGLVAGVIRMVLDFVYPEPSCGFPDTRPYVLAKVHYLYFALILTGICLMVIIPVSLLTAPLPEKKLRRVTFWTRNSEPREDSDDEDDVIENSKEPAVDTPGEVSAKQLSYRYENKGFRHNAVEDFTHQDNENGHAKQKNESPADSNEMVEMILENVEAPAVKKEEARWKHYLKVACGMTHSSEEPPKATEDDLRDYMNMDRKAKIILTANVIVLICVATFLIGYFG, from the exons ATGGAAAATAAAGAGCTACACTGGGCAGATATTGTGACAATCGTCCTCTACTTCGTGGTTTGCATCGGGATAGGAATATGG TCGGCAAGGAAGACGAATCTTAGCAGCGCCAAGGGATATTTCCTGGCAGGGAAGGGCATGGGATGGCTGCCG GTTGGTGCTTCGATATTCTCTACAAATGTTGGTAGTCAGTTTTTCATCGGAATGGCGGGAACAGCTGCGGTCTCCGGAATCGCCGTCATCATCTTTGAATGGCAC GCGGTGTATTCTATTTTGTTGCTGGCATGGCTCTACCTCCCTGTATACGTCACTTCAGGG ACGTATACAACCCCGGGTTTTCTGAAGAAGCGTTTCGGAGGCCGGCGACTCCGTCTCTATTTGTCAATTCTCTCAATGGCTTTATACATCATGCAGCGAGTTTCG GTTGCTATGTACTCAGGAGGGGTGTTCATTCAACAAGCCGTCGGTTGGGACATATACTTTTCTTCCTTTCTGGTCATCGTCATAACTGCCGCTTACACCATTACAG GTGGGCTTGCTGCTGTCATTTACGCGGACACCATGCAGACTATCGTCATGATAGCTGGAAGTGCCGTCCTTACAGTCATGG GCTTCATCGAAGTTGGTGGCGCAAATGGCCTGTACACCAGGTACAACGCCGCAGTCCCTAACGTCTCCGTCGTAAATAACGTTACCTGCGGTCTCCCCCGAGAGGACGCATGGCACATCCTCCGTCACCCCGTAGACTCAGACTTCCCCTGGCCTGCTGTTACATTTGGCTTGACCGTCCCCGCTGTGTTTGTGTGGTGCAACGACCAG GTGATGGTCCAAAGAGTTCTCGCCGCCAAGAATCTTGCGCATGCGCAGGGTGGTGCTATTCTTGGGTCGTACTTGAAACTTTTGCCAATGTTGATGATAGTTCTTCCTGGGATGATCAGCAGGGCATTGTATCCAA ATGAGGTTGCGTGCGTTGATCCGGATATTTGCGAGGCAGTATGCCAGAACCGTGCTGGGTGTTCGAACATTGCCTACCCGATCCTGGTTCTCAAAATTCTACCCTCAG GTTTGAGAGGCCTGATGCTAGCTAGTATGCTAGCCGCCTTGATGAGTACGCTAACGTCCATATTCAACAGTTCCAGTAGCATGTTCACTCTGGATATCTGGCGGCAAATCAGGAAGAAAGCATCGAATATGGAACTTATGATTGTTGGAAG GTTATTCATCATCGTGCTCGTAGTCCTGAGCTATGTGTGGATACCCATCCTGCAGACGTCCAGCGGGGCCCAGCTCTGGGTCTACCTTCAAGCTGTCGCCGCCAACCTCCTCCCACCTTGGTTCGTGGTCTTTGCTTGCGGGGTATTTTGGAAGAGGACTAACGAAAAG GGTGCATTTTGGTCTCTGATGGTCGGTCTAGTCGCAGGTGTCATCAGGATGGTCCTAGATTTCGTCTACCCTGAGCCATCTTGTGGCTTCCCCGACACCAGGCCCTACGTCCTTGCGAAGGTCCACTATCTCTACTTCGCTCTCATTCTAACTGGGATATGCCTTATGGTTATCATACCTGTTAGTCTGCTCACTGCACCATTGCCAGAGAAAAAG CTTCGGAGAGTCACCTTCTGGACCCGAAACAGTGAGCCTCGGGAAGACTcggacgacgaagacgacgtcATTGAAAATTCGAAAGAGCCAGCCGTTGATACACCTGGCGAAGTTTCGGCAAAACAGCTTTCGTATCGCTACGAAAACAAGGGTTTCCGTCATAACGCTGTAGAGGATTTTACGCATCAAGACAATGAGAACGGACATGCGAAACAGAAGAACGAGAGCCCTGCCGATTCTAATGAAATGGTTGAGATGATTTTAGAAAACGTCGAGGCACCAGCTGTGAAAAAAG AAGAAGCCAGATGGAAACACTACCTAAAAGTTGCGTGTGGTATGACGCATTCCTCGGAAGAACCCCCGAAGGCCACCGAAGATGATCTCCGAGACTACATGAACATGGACCGGAAAGCGAAAATCATCTTGACAGCGAATGTCATCGTTCTCATCTGTGTCGCAACATTCCTTATTGGCTACTTTGGCTGA
- the LOC135500025 gene encoding cardioacceleratory peptide receptor-like isoform X1: MATTTAATMSPGFMDSDLNVNGSDNNDGGFKNGTSGSPHFHQTAQVVFLFILFKFIVIGNLAVLVAIGVSKSGRRSRMNFFIMNLCIADLSNAFFNVLTDTIWKITVNWYAGQAGCKIFRFLQGVTQTAATYALVALSIDRLDAIARPLSFTGSGTRAKVLVGTAWGLSFLFSTPMIVLNKYEIMPDGFKNCWIFMTETWHWQVYITLIAISLFIIPAIIIAVCYGIIIFIVWVKSRDLLPKKKSKKSKTNGTILDDCDNDTCRSSDRSSSRGVIPQAKIRTIKMTLVIVIVFIICWTPYFLFDLLDVFGHIAQSSKKAATVVFINSLAPLNSAANPIIYGIFSTRICRNLRRIAACDWVMQRLCCCCPCMKRPLGLFGGTTRYSTTVVTDVSVTEDQERRKSGARLSLEPQRRVAPYDGGHTKEARSLLRSLPEEGVKCKEMESIA, from the exons ACGGCGCAGGTGGTATTCCTCTTCATCCTCTTCAAATTTATTGTAATTGGAAACCTAGCTGTCCTGGTGGCCATCGGCGTGTCAAAGAGTGGTAGACGATCTCGCATGAACTTTTTCATCATGAACCTTTGCATAGCAG ATCTTTCCAATGCCTTCTTCAATGTCCTCACAGACACGATATGGAAAATCACAGTAAACTGGTACGCTGGACAAGCGGGATGTAAAATATTTAGATTCTTACAG GGTGTGACCCAAACTGCCGCGACGTACGCCCTAGTTGCTCTCAGTATTGACCGACTCGACGCCATTGCGCGGCCGCTTAGCTTTACAGGGAGTG GTACCCGTGCCAAAGTGTTAGTTGGGACAGCTTGGGGTCTCTCCTTTCTATTTTCAACACCAATGATTGTCCTAAATAAGTATGAAATCATGCCAGACGGATTTAAAAACTGTTGGATATTCATGACAGAAACGTGGCACTGGCAG GTGTATATAACGCTAATAGCCATATCCTTGTTTATAATTCCTGCCATCATCATCGCCGTATGTTATggcatcatcatattcatcgtATGGGTAAAATCACGAGACCTCttgccaaaaaagaaatcgaAGAAATCAAAAACCAACG GCACAATCCTTGACGACTGTGACAATGACACATGTCGGAGCTCGGACAGATCCAGTTCCCGCGGAGTCATACCGCAAGCTAAAATACGAACAATCAAAATGACTTTAGTAATCGTCATAG TCTTCATCATCTGTTGGACGCCATATTTTCTCTTCGACCTCTTGGACGTTTTCGGCCATATTGCCCAGAGCTCCAAGAAAGCGGCAACGGTAGTCTTCATAAATAGTCTGGCGCCATTGAACAGTGCCGCCAACCCCATCATCTACGGCATATTCAGTACTAGGATATGTAGAAATCTCAG acgAATCGCGGCCTGCGATTGGGTCATGCAGAGGCTCTGCTGCTGTTGTCcgtgcatgaagcgcccccttgGCCTATTTGGTGGAACTACACGGTATTCGACAACAGTCGTGACGGACGTGTCGGTGACGGAAGACCAAGAGCGCCGAAAATCTGGCGCAAGATTGAGCCTGGAGCCGCAGAGACGAGTGGCGCCATACGACGGCGGCCATACGAAGGAAGCAAGGTCGTTGTTAAGATCTTTGCCAGAAGAGGGCGTAAAGTGCAAAGAGATGGAAAGTATAGCATAG